In the Arthrobacter sp. 31Y genome, one interval contains:
- a CDS encoding alpha/beta hydrolase — protein MNTQDFPPAPAAESMTSPHVTASAGSTDPSAPLVVLLHGRGSNEREILGLAGHLPEGPAYVALRAPIGEGGGYAWFANRGIGRPIAESLAAGMEWFHRWLEEIAPKGRPVLVIGFSGGAAFAGGLVLAEPQRFAGAAILYGTLPFDAGVPVTPERLSGLPVFVAQGDRDGVIPAELLSRTWNYLLTESAANTRSRRDPGGHQITAETVAELSHWIRDVATAAPA, from the coding sequence ATGAACACGCAAGACTTCCCGCCAGCACCGGCTGCTGAATCCATGACCAGCCCACACGTCACGGCATCAGCGGGCTCAACCGATCCATCCGCACCGCTGGTGGTGCTGCTCCACGGCAGAGGCTCGAATGAGCGTGAGATTCTCGGCCTGGCAGGGCACCTGCCCGAGGGGCCCGCGTATGTAGCGCTCCGGGCACCCATCGGCGAAGGCGGGGGCTACGCCTGGTTTGCCAACCGGGGAATCGGCCGGCCCATTGCAGAGTCCCTTGCAGCGGGGATGGAATGGTTCCACCGCTGGCTTGAAGAGATTGCACCCAAAGGCCGCCCAGTGCTCGTCATCGGCTTCAGCGGCGGTGCCGCATTCGCTGGCGGCTTGGTCCTCGCAGAACCCCAGCGATTCGCTGGGGCAGCCATTCTTTATGGAACGCTACCTTTTGACGCCGGCGTGCCAGTGACGCCGGAACGACTGTCCGGGCTGCCCGTCTTCGTGGCCCAAGGCGATCGCGACGGCGTTATCCCGGCAGAGTTGCTCAGCCGTACCTGGAACTATCTGCTGACAGAGTCCGCAGCAAACACCCGTTCACGCCGGGACCCGGGTGGACACCAGATCACCGCCGAGACCGTCGCCGAACTCAGCCATTGGATCCGAGACGTCGCAACAGCCGCACCAGCATAG
- a CDS encoding 2,3-butanediol dehydrogenase — MRAAVYYGKNKVAIEDVPEPSPGPGEVKVKVSRNGICGTDLHEYYDGPIFIPPTEPHPLTHKCLPLTLGHEFSGVVTEVGAGVTDVREGDRVTVEPIYRCGECRPCRTGHYNLCNVIGFHGLMADGGMAEYTVVPRNQIHHLPDSISLEMGALVEPLSVAYHAAVMGEVDAQSRALIYGAGPIGIGLWFALRGMGLTEIDVVEPSDTRRRSIEALGARTLDPTSVDIPGLIAERTKGDGVDAAFDAAGVTPAVESALACLGERRPLVSVAIYDKPLPTPLIQLVLRERRIQGTICYTKDDYKAVIGLMAKGHYDTTGWVEDVPLSRVVEDGFEQLKAGQKMKLLVDPSS, encoded by the coding sequence ATGCGTGCCGCCGTGTATTACGGGAAGAACAAGGTTGCCATTGAAGATGTCCCTGAGCCGTCACCAGGGCCGGGCGAAGTGAAAGTCAAAGTGAGCCGCAATGGCATTTGCGGTACGGATCTCCACGAGTACTACGACGGCCCCATCTTCATTCCACCCACTGAACCCCATCCTCTGACACATAAATGCTTGCCGCTTACCTTGGGCCATGAATTCTCAGGTGTGGTCACCGAAGTGGGTGCCGGCGTGACAGATGTGCGGGAGGGTGACCGCGTGACAGTTGAACCGATTTATCGCTGTGGCGAATGCCGTCCTTGCCGGACCGGCCATTACAACCTGTGCAACGTTATCGGCTTCCATGGCTTGATGGCCGATGGCGGAATGGCCGAGTACACGGTGGTACCCCGCAATCAGATCCATCATCTGCCAGACAGCATCTCCTTGGAGATGGGCGCCCTGGTGGAGCCGCTGTCGGTGGCCTATCACGCAGCAGTGATGGGCGAAGTCGATGCTCAAAGCCGGGCACTGATTTATGGTGCCGGCCCCATCGGTATTGGGCTTTGGTTCGCGCTTCGAGGAATGGGACTGACTGAGATCGACGTCGTGGAGCCGTCCGATACCCGCCGCAGGTCCATCGAGGCCCTTGGCGCACGCACGTTGGATCCCACCTCGGTGGACATCCCCGGCCTCATTGCCGAGAGGACCAAGGGCGACGGCGTTGATGCCGCCTTCGACGCCGCTGGAGTAACGCCGGCGGTGGAGTCTGCCCTCGCATGCCTGGGCGAACGCCGCCCTCTGGTGAGCGTCGCAATTTACGACAAGCCCCTACCTACTCCCTTGATCCAATTGGTACTGCGTGAACGACGGATCCAGGGAACCATCTGCTATACCAAAGACGACTACAAGGCGGTCATCGGCCTCATGGCCAAGGGGCATTACGACACCACGGGTTGGGTGGAGGACGTGCCGCTCAGCCGCGTCGTTGAGGATGGCTTTGAGCAACTCAAAGCCGGACAGAAGATGAAGCTCCTGGTGGACCCCAGTAGCTGA
- a CDS encoding NAD-dependent succinate-semialdehyde dehydrogenase, whose amino-acid sequence MKKYATVDPTSGQVVQEFDTMTDADVADALARSATAYRRWQFQDLTERRSLLQRIADLHRQHSVELAKLMTLEMGKPISQAKAEVELSASIYEYYAKNGEDLLADEELSIAGAGRAVVRTAAIGPLLGVMPWNFPYYQVARFVAPNLLLGNTVILKHASNCPQQALSIADLITAAGAPDGLYQNLFATSAQIADIIANPVLQGVSLTGSEKAGSAIGALAGQYMKKCVLELGGSDPFLVLAAADIKKAASAAAAGRFGNAGQACTSSKRLIVEESVWDPFVAAFLEKAAEWRAGDPMSDDTRLGPMSSYQARTELVEQVEDAVAKGATVHQGGVVPDGPGAYYPATVLSGVTPDMRAYREELFGPVAVLYRVASVDEAIDLANDSPFGLGSAVFTEDRELAAHAANRLEVGMVGINTTIKSAPDLPFGGVKTSGIGRELGKFGLNEFANKKLVRII is encoded by the coding sequence ATGAAGAAATATGCAACCGTGGACCCCACGAGCGGTCAGGTGGTGCAGGAATTCGACACCATGACGGACGCGGACGTGGCTGACGCCCTGGCGCGCTCCGCCACTGCTTATAGGCGTTGGCAGTTCCAGGACCTGACCGAGCGCCGCTCGCTGCTTCAGCGGATCGCTGACCTGCACAGGCAGCACTCCGTGGAGCTGGCAAAACTTATGACGCTTGAGATGGGCAAGCCAATTTCACAGGCCAAAGCCGAAGTGGAATTGTCCGCTTCCATCTATGAGTACTACGCAAAAAACGGAGAGGACCTGCTGGCTGACGAAGAGCTAAGCATCGCCGGTGCGGGGCGGGCGGTGGTCCGCACCGCTGCCATTGGCCCGCTCCTAGGTGTCATGCCGTGGAACTTCCCCTATTACCAAGTGGCACGCTTCGTAGCCCCCAACCTCTTGCTGGGCAACACGGTCATACTCAAGCACGCGAGCAATTGCCCCCAGCAAGCGTTGAGCATCGCCGACCTCATTACCGCAGCAGGCGCCCCGGACGGTCTCTACCAGAATCTCTTTGCCACATCGGCGCAGATCGCCGATATTATCGCCAACCCCGTGCTCCAAGGGGTGTCACTGACCGGGTCCGAGAAAGCAGGAAGCGCAATCGGCGCGCTGGCGGGCCAGTACATGAAGAAATGCGTGCTGGAGCTAGGAGGTTCCGATCCATTCCTTGTCCTGGCCGCAGCTGACATCAAGAAGGCTGCCAGTGCGGCGGCGGCCGGACGTTTCGGTAACGCCGGGCAGGCTTGCACCTCGTCCAAACGACTCATTGTGGAAGAGTCCGTATGGGATCCGTTTGTTGCCGCCTTCCTTGAAAAAGCAGCCGAATGGCGGGCAGGCGACCCCATGAGTGACGACACCCGCCTCGGACCCATGTCCTCCTATCAAGCACGCACGGAGCTGGTTGAGCAAGTGGAAGACGCCGTTGCAAAGGGGGCTACGGTCCACCAAGGCGGCGTTGTCCCTGACGGCCCCGGTGCCTACTACCCCGCTACTGTCCTTTCGGGTGTGACACCGGATATGCGTGCTTACCGCGAAGAGTTGTTCGGTCCCGTCGCTGTCCTTTACCGGGTGGCATCAGTTGACGAAGCCATTGACTTGGCCAACGACTCCCCGTTCGGGCTTGGAAGCGCGGTGTTCACCGAGGACCGGGAATTGGCAGCCCATGCGGCCAACCGCCTTGAGGTGGGCATGGTGGGCATCAACACCACCATCAAGAGTGCACCGGATCTCCCCTTCGGCGGCGTCAAGACGTCCGGCATTGGGCGGGAGCTTGGCAAGTTCGGACTCAACGAGTTCGCGAACAAGAAACTCGTCCGCATCATCTGA
- a CDS encoding flavin-containing monooxygenase, translated as MDNVVPTKVQDLDALVVGAGFGGIYMLHKLRNEQGLNAVAIDRAGGVGGTWFWNKYPGALSDSESFVYQYSFDRELYKDTPWTTKFVPQREILAYLNGVVDRYALRKHIQLETGMTEAEFDESTGTWTVQTDRGITYRSQFLVTGLGLLSATNLPKFEGMNSFKGRLVHTGAWPEDLDLTGKRVGVIGNGSTGNQVITATAPVAAHLISFQRTPQYSVPAGNRQLSEQELRNHKDNFDANWDQVRNSSVAMGFVESSVPTFSVSPEERERVYQRAWEEGGGFRFMFETFSDIATDPAANEEAAKFIRAKIAEIVKDPVTRRHLTPTDLYARRPLCDSGFYETFNRPNVSLVNVKENPISHVTEDGIVTADGTLHELDVLICATGFDAVDGNYVRVNIRGRDGESLKEHWADGPTSYLGMATSGFPNMFMILGPNGPFTNLPPSIETQVEWIGQTISHISSSNIGWLDVKPGTETDWTDVCADIADQTLFPKAASWIFGANIPGKKRTVMFYLGGLKQYRSILADEASSDYPSFLTSAEALEPAA; from the coding sequence ATGGACAACGTCGTCCCCACCAAAGTCCAAGATCTCGACGCATTGGTCGTCGGGGCAGGATTCGGCGGCATTTACATGCTGCACAAGTTGCGTAACGAGCAAGGCCTCAACGCTGTGGCCATCGATCGTGCAGGAGGCGTCGGCGGGACCTGGTTCTGGAACAAGTACCCAGGCGCCCTGTCTGATTCAGAGAGCTTTGTCTACCAGTATTCCTTTGATCGGGAGCTCTACAAGGACACCCCGTGGACGACTAAGTTCGTTCCACAGCGCGAAATTCTTGCCTACCTTAACGGCGTAGTGGACCGCTACGCGCTCCGGAAGCACATCCAACTCGAAACAGGCATGACCGAAGCAGAGTTTGACGAGTCCACGGGCACTTGGACGGTACAGACCGACCGCGGAATCACCTACCGATCTCAGTTCCTGGTCACCGGACTGGGCCTCCTTTCCGCTACAAACCTGCCAAAATTCGAAGGAATGAACTCCTTCAAAGGTCGCCTGGTCCACACCGGAGCGTGGCCCGAGGACCTCGACCTCACCGGCAAGCGCGTCGGCGTCATCGGCAACGGTTCCACGGGCAATCAGGTGATAACCGCCACCGCTCCCGTTGCCGCGCACCTGATCTCTTTCCAGCGGACGCCGCAGTACAGCGTCCCCGCCGGCAACCGTCAACTGAGCGAACAGGAACTGCGAAACCACAAGGATAATTTCGACGCCAACTGGGACCAGGTACGAAACTCCAGCGTAGCCATGGGCTTCGTAGAGAGCAGCGTACCCACCTTCAGTGTCTCCCCCGAGGAACGTGAGCGGGTCTACCAGCGGGCCTGGGAGGAGGGCGGCGGATTCAGGTTCATGTTTGAAACCTTCTCAGACATTGCTACGGATCCTGCGGCCAACGAAGAAGCCGCCAAGTTCATCCGCGCTAAGATCGCCGAAATCGTCAAGGACCCTGTAACCCGCCGGCACCTGACACCCACAGATCTCTACGCACGGCGGCCTCTGTGCGATTCAGGGTTTTACGAGACGTTCAACCGGCCCAATGTCTCACTGGTCAACGTCAAAGAGAATCCGATCTCCCACGTCACGGAGGATGGAATCGTCACTGCTGATGGAACACTCCATGAACTCGACGTTCTGATCTGCGCAACGGGTTTTGATGCTGTTGACGGTAACTATGTCCGGGTCAACATCCGGGGCCGTGACGGGGAAAGCCTGAAGGAGCACTGGGCCGATGGGCCCACCAGCTACCTCGGCATGGCCACCAGCGGTTTCCCCAACATGTTCATGATCCTCGGCCCCAATGGACCCTTCACCAACTTGCCGCCGTCGATCGAAACGCAGGTGGAGTGGATTGGGCAGACCATCAGCCACATCTCCAGCTCCAACATCGGTTGGCTCGACGTCAAGCCCGGTACCGAAACCGACTGGACGGACGTCTGCGCTGATATAGCCGATCAAACGCTCTTCCCCAAGGCAGCCTCTTGGATCTTCGGCGCCAATATCCCCGGCAAGAAGCGGACAGTCATGTTCTACCTGGGCGGCCTGAAGCAGTACCGGTCCATCCTCGCCGATGAAGCCTCCAGCGACTATCCGAGCTTCTTGACCTCCGCGGAAGCTCTGGAGCCAGCGGCCTGA
- a CDS encoding helix-turn-helix domain-containing protein, whose translation MTDPVRAAREQLIRVGLTGTYQAKDVPDVIVRSWRRSISSAAESAAPQRYREVDTDTLLGRAAVPVLDRWQHQLADTGTTLFLSDRGGSIVDRRASDSTERRRLDNMHAAEGFDYSEDSIGTNALGTSMVEKRPVFVKGSQHYSEALATNACAAAPIYTPAGLVVGSIALGGPLDAASPIMLSLAREISQQIGDRLRASSRPQDLALAMSFMRFSSSQRPTIVLDHESVLANTPGLPYVSVASHVMLWEVLNAHDWQSSATLRRELEGTQLEITARRVMDGHRGHFVVHFAELEPQTSHLVDVVPAPASVSFHPGAVTHGGGVAVVDGPRGSGRTTAVSDLRSEWGRSVALETLTVSPAATPWGTVEEWLEGGSDVLLRRMEDLPVEELPQLFDTVERRRQSRSGAPTSGVLFLTTDRNSSNPALVDHLESWGVQAKTTALADTPERIPGLVTRILNDLDPLSRHSISPAALQSLVQWDWPGNVAELVQTLTQLLGSVGASLIERKHLPKHLQQAPPRRHLSLIESAERDAIIRAMDAAGGNKSEAAELLGIGRTTLYRRLRQLGLDAGEGSI comes from the coding sequence ATGACAGATCCAGTGAGGGCAGCGCGAGAACAACTCATCCGTGTCGGACTCACCGGGACATACCAAGCTAAAGATGTGCCGGACGTTATCGTCCGGAGTTGGCGCCGATCCATCAGCAGCGCCGCTGAAAGTGCGGCTCCGCAGCGCTACCGGGAAGTGGATACTGATACCTTGCTCGGCCGTGCCGCCGTTCCGGTCCTTGACCGCTGGCAGCATCAATTGGCAGATACTGGTACCACCCTTTTCTTGAGTGACAGGGGTGGGAGCATTGTGGACCGGCGGGCAAGCGACAGTACCGAACGCCGGCGCCTGGATAATATGCACGCGGCAGAAGGCTTCGACTACTCCGAAGATTCCATCGGCACCAACGCCTTGGGGACATCGATGGTGGAGAAACGCCCGGTGTTCGTGAAAGGAAGTCAGCATTACAGCGAGGCTTTGGCCACCAACGCCTGCGCCGCGGCTCCAATCTACACACCGGCAGGGTTGGTGGTGGGTTCCATAGCACTTGGCGGGCCCTTGGATGCGGCTAGTCCGATCATGCTTTCTTTGGCTCGGGAGATCAGTCAACAGATCGGGGACCGGCTTCGCGCGTCGTCGAGGCCGCAGGACCTGGCTCTGGCCATGTCCTTCATGAGGTTCTCCAGCTCGCAGCGTCCAACTATCGTTTTGGACCACGAATCAGTTCTGGCGAATACGCCGGGCTTGCCGTACGTGAGTGTGGCCTCCCATGTAATGCTCTGGGAAGTACTCAATGCCCATGATTGGCAGTCCAGCGCGACGCTGCGCCGCGAGCTTGAGGGTACGCAACTTGAGATCACCGCCCGGAGGGTCATGGATGGGCACCGTGGTCACTTCGTAGTGCACTTCGCCGAGCTCGAACCACAGACATCTCACTTGGTTGATGTTGTCCCCGCACCTGCTTCCGTGTCATTCCATCCCGGAGCGGTAACCCATGGTGGTGGCGTAGCCGTTGTGGACGGGCCAAGGGGCTCGGGACGAACGACGGCGGTGTCGGACCTGCGTTCGGAATGGGGCCGGAGTGTCGCCCTGGAAACATTGACCGTTTCCCCGGCGGCCACACCTTGGGGCACGGTGGAGGAGTGGCTGGAAGGCGGGAGCGACGTCTTGCTTCGCCGTATGGAGGATCTTCCCGTCGAAGAGCTTCCTCAGCTGTTCGACACCGTCGAACGTCGCCGTCAATCCAGGAGCGGCGCTCCGACGTCGGGAGTCCTTTTCCTGACAACCGACCGGAACAGTTCCAACCCAGCGCTGGTGGACCATCTGGAGAGCTGGGGAGTCCAAGCCAAAACTACCGCGTTGGCGGACACACCCGAGCGGATTCCCGGCCTGGTCACCCGCATACTCAACGACCTTGACCCGCTGTCGCGGCACAGTATCTCGCCGGCAGCTCTGCAGTCCCTGGTTCAATGGGATTGGCCTGGCAACGTGGCGGAGCTCGTGCAAACGCTGACGCAACTGCTCGGCTCTGTGGGTGCTTCGCTGATCGAACGCAAGCATCTTCCCAAGCATTTGCAGCAGGCCCCTCCGAGGCGTCATTTGTCCCTGATCGAGTCGGCTGAGCGGGATGCCATCATCCGGGCTATGGACGCAGCCGGTGGGAACAAGTCGGAAGCGGCAGAGTTGCTCGGAATAGGGCGGACCACACTGTACCGCCGGCTCCGACAACTGGGACTCGATGCCGGAGAAGGATCCATCTAA
- a CDS encoding LysR substrate-binding domain-containing protein, which yields MEISQLRAFLAVAEELHFGRAAERLHMAQPPLSRIIKQLERELGTRLLDRTTRSVKLTSSGQALIAPASEVLESLRRAEDAVRSADDGESGLVRIAFAGVSTHPLVARLARLVRSQRPGIQLELSSQNFAQPAMTKLVQSETDIAFGRWDVIPADIASKVVMRDSLVIALPDTHPLAGARRLSISRLATDGFISLPAYEGAVLPDRLRRLAHDNGFVPSIVQVAPDTQTALALVSAEVGCHLTLGSVAGNATDPHVVFVPLEDFTTDVDLRAAWRRQDPNPALRAVLAEVMSLDDTAAA from the coding sequence GTGGAAATCAGCCAGCTCCGCGCCTTTCTTGCGGTCGCAGAGGAACTTCACTTTGGTCGGGCCGCGGAGCGGCTGCATATGGCTCAGCCTCCCCTGAGCAGAATCATCAAGCAACTGGAGCGGGAGCTCGGAACCCGACTGCTGGACCGGACCACCCGATCCGTGAAGCTGACGTCCAGCGGCCAGGCACTCATAGCACCGGCCTCTGAGGTACTGGAGTCGTTGCGCCGCGCCGAAGATGCGGTCCGGTCCGCGGACGACGGCGAGTCAGGCCTCGTGCGTATCGCTTTCGCAGGCGTATCCACTCACCCGCTTGTTGCCCGGTTGGCACGGCTTGTACGTTCGCAGCGGCCGGGTATACAGCTGGAGCTTTCGAGCCAGAATTTTGCTCAACCTGCCATGACAAAGCTCGTGCAAAGCGAGACCGATATCGCCTTTGGGCGCTGGGATGTCATTCCGGCTGACATAGCGTCCAAAGTTGTCATGCGAGATTCACTGGTAATTGCACTCCCAGACACTCATCCCCTGGCCGGGGCCCGTCGTCTTTCCATTTCGCGCCTGGCAACCGACGGCTTCATCTCATTGCCGGCATACGAAGGTGCCGTGCTCCCGGACAGGCTCCGCCGCCTTGCCCACGACAACGGCTTTGTTCCCTCGATCGTCCAGGTGGCACCGGACACCCAGACTGCATTGGCACTCGTCAGCGCCGAGGTCGGCTGCCATTTGACCTTGGGTTCTGTGGCTGGAAACGCCACAGATCCCCATGTGGTGTTTGTTCCGCTCGAAGATTTCACCACGGATGTGGACCTTCGGGCGGCATGGCGGCGACAGGACCCTAACCCGGCCTTGAGGGCCGTACTGGCCGAAGTCATGAGCCTCGACGACACGGCTGCAGCCTAG
- a CDS encoding 3-hydroxyacyl-CoA dehydrogenase family protein, which translates to MTGTDSMIPNNVGVLGGGRMGAGIAHAFLIKGATVTVVERDADAARAASERLAASVDASFQRGAVSGDRQEVLGRLSTTTDHGSFASCGLVIEAVPEDAGLKTSALIEVERHLSSGAFLATNTSSLSVSGLAKSLTRPESFLGLHFFNPVPASTLIEVVVGDKTEAGTVAAARAWVAGLDKTAVVVKDAPGFASSRLGVAIALEAMRMVEEGVASAEDIDNAMVLGYKHPVGPLRTTDIVGLDVRLGIAEYLESTLGPRFAPPRILREKVAAGELGRKAGKGFYEWTN; encoded by the coding sequence ATGACCGGCACAGATTCAATGATTCCGAACAACGTAGGAGTGTTGGGAGGCGGACGGATGGGCGCAGGCATCGCGCATGCCTTCCTCATCAAGGGCGCCACAGTCACGGTGGTGGAACGCGATGCCGACGCCGCTCGTGCCGCCAGTGAGCGATTGGCCGCCTCCGTGGACGCGTCGTTCCAACGTGGTGCGGTCAGCGGCGATCGGCAGGAAGTCCTCGGCAGGTTGAGCACCACCACGGACCACGGTTCCTTCGCCTCCTGCGGGCTGGTGATAGAAGCCGTTCCCGAGGACGCCGGACTCAAGACGTCGGCTCTCATCGAAGTGGAACGCCACCTGTCCAGCGGGGCCTTCCTGGCGACCAACACATCGTCACTTTCGGTCAGCGGACTCGCAAAGTCGTTGACCAGGCCAGAGTCCTTCCTGGGTCTTCACTTTTTCAACCCCGTGCCTGCATCCACGCTCATTGAGGTGGTAGTCGGCGACAAGACCGAAGCAGGAACTGTTGCCGCTGCCCGGGCTTGGGTAGCCGGCCTGGACAAGACGGCCGTAGTGGTCAAAGACGCACCAGGCTTTGCATCGTCCCGGCTGGGTGTCGCCATTGCCCTGGAGGCTATGCGCATGGTGGAAGAAGGCGTGGCAAGCGCTGAGGACATCGACAACGCCATGGTCCTTGGCTACAAACATCCCGTAGGTCCGCTGCGGACCACCGACATTGTTGGCCTCGACGTGCGCCTTGGCATTGCGGAGTACTTGGAGTCCACCCTGGGGCCCAGGTTCGCTCCGCCGAGGATTCTCCGGGAAAAAGTCGCTGCTGGAGAGCTGGGCCGAAAGGCAGGCAAAGGATTTTACGAGTGGACGAATTAG
- a CDS encoding enoyl-CoA hydratase/isomerase family protein translates to MTASTSTAEARNPSRFTTLNVDQGDGRMHVRLHRPDVRNAINAVMVEELHAVCADLERDPRVLILSGTAADPASGTKAIFASGADIAQLRARRREDALAGINSSLFNRIAGLPMPVIAALDGFALGGGAELAYAADFRIGTAGLRMGNPETGLGILAAAGATWRLRELVGEPLAKEILLAGRILNGEECLEAGLITQLVEPEHLIEAANALADRIARQDALAVRLTKSVFHAPREAHPLVDTLAQGMLFESPAKFDLMQQFLDRKKS, encoded by the coding sequence ATGACGGCGTCCACATCGACCGCGGAGGCCCGGAACCCCTCCAGGTTCACCACACTTAACGTGGACCAGGGAGACGGTCGCATGCATGTCCGCCTTCACCGCCCCGACGTGCGAAACGCCATCAATGCGGTAATGGTCGAGGAACTGCATGCTGTATGTGCTGATCTGGAGAGAGACCCACGGGTGCTGATCCTGTCAGGAACCGCTGCTGACCCGGCGAGCGGGACGAAGGCAATTTTTGCGTCGGGTGCAGACATCGCCCAACTACGCGCCCGTCGTCGTGAGGACGCGTTGGCCGGCATAAACTCCTCACTTTTCAACCGCATTGCGGGCCTTCCAATGCCAGTCATTGCCGCCTTGGACGGCTTCGCTTTGGGCGGCGGTGCCGAACTGGCCTATGCCGCCGACTTTCGAATCGGCACTGCGGGTCTCCGCATGGGCAACCCGGAGACCGGACTGGGGATCCTGGCCGCCGCGGGTGCCACGTGGCGGCTCCGTGAACTGGTGGGGGAACCGCTCGCCAAGGAGATCCTGTTGGCCGGCCGCATCCTCAACGGCGAAGAATGCCTCGAAGCCGGACTCATCACCCAACTCGTTGAGCCTGAGCACCTTATCGAGGCCGCCAACGCCCTTGCGGACCGTATAGCCCGCCAGGATGCCTTGGCAGTACGGCTGACCAAGTCAGTGTTCCACGCCCCCAGGGAAGCCCATCCGCTGGTCGATACCCTCGCACAGGGAATGCTTTTTGAGTCCCCTGCAAAATTCGATCTCATGCAACAGTTCTTGGACAGGAAGAAGTCATGA
- a CDS encoding acetyl-CoA C-acyltransferase produces MPEAFLIGGARTPVGRYGGALSTVRPDDLAALTLRTVVERAGLDPAVVDEVILGNANGAGEENRNVARMAWLLAGFPDSVPGITVNRLCASGLSAIIMASHMVKAGAADIVVAGGVESMSRAPWVMEKPDKAFAKPGAVVDTSIGWRFVNPAFASGPLSREGKTSFSMPETAEEVARIFGTSRDDCDAVAVRSHARALAAIEAGRFDDEIVPVTISGRKGVQTEVSRDEGPRPGTTMDVLSGLRPVVKGGSVVTAGNASSLNDGASAIIVASEAAIEKYGLTPRARILDGGSAGVAPEIMGIGPVPATQKILDRTGLSVRDLGAVELNEAFASQSLAVMRELKLAEETVNADGGAIALGHPLGSSGSRLVVTLLGRMERELGSEPRKLGLATMCVGVGQGTALLVEGV; encoded by the coding sequence ATGCCTGAGGCTTTCCTGATAGGTGGCGCCCGCACTCCTGTGGGCCGCTACGGCGGAGCCTTGTCCACTGTCCGCCCTGACGACCTCGCCGCACTCACCTTGCGCACCGTCGTCGAACGCGCCGGCCTGGACCCGGCAGTCGTCGATGAAGTGATCCTTGGCAACGCCAACGGAGCCGGTGAGGAGAACCGGAACGTCGCCCGCATGGCATGGTTGTTGGCGGGCTTTCCGGACAGTGTTCCAGGCATCACCGTCAACCGGCTGTGCGCGTCCGGACTGAGTGCAATCATTATGGCCAGCCACATGGTCAAAGCCGGGGCCGCTGACATTGTGGTTGCCGGAGGCGTCGAGTCCATGAGCCGGGCTCCCTGGGTGATGGAAAAGCCCGATAAGGCCTTCGCCAAGCCAGGAGCGGTGGTCGACACCTCCATTGGTTGGCGCTTCGTCAATCCGGCATTCGCTTCCGGCCCTTTGTCCCGCGAAGGTAAGACTTCCTTTTCCATGCCGGAAACGGCTGAGGAGGTTGCCCGCATCTTTGGCACCTCACGCGATGACTGCGACGCCGTCGCCGTGCGTTCCCACGCGCGAGCCTTGGCCGCCATCGAAGCTGGCCGTTTCGATGACGAGATTGTTCCCGTCACCATCTCCGGCCGGAAGGGCGTCCAGACTGAAGTCAGCAGGGACGAGGGGCCGCGCCCCGGCACCACCATGGACGTGCTCTCGGGCCTGCGGCCAGTAGTAAAGGGCGGTTCCGTCGTTACGGCAGGCAACGCCTCGTCTCTCAACGACGGCGCCTCCGCGATCATCGTTGCGTCCGAAGCTGCCATTGAAAAGTACGGTTTGACGCCCCGGGCGAGGATTCTCGACGGCGGTTCAGCGGGCGTTGCGCCCGAGATCATGGGAATCGGGCCGGTTCCGGCAACTCAGAAGATCCTCGACCGCACCGGACTGTCAGTGCGCGATCTTGGCGCAGTGGAACTCAACGAAGCCTTCGCGTCGCAGTCACTCGCCGTGATGCGCGAGCTCAAACTCGCTGAGGAAACGGTCAACGCCGACGGCGGTGCGATCGCTTTGGGCCATCCGCTCGGTTCGTCCGGTTCCCGCCTGGTGGTCACCCTCCTGGGACGCATGGAACGCGAGCTCGGGAGCGAACCACGCAAGCTGGGGCTGGCAACCATGTGCGTGGGAGTCGGCCAGGGAACCGCACTCCTGGTAGAGGGGGTGTGA